Below is a window of Leifsonia sp. NPDC080035 DNA.
CACGACCCGGTGGACCTCTCGCTGCTGCTCATCGACGCCGTGAGCGATGCGCACGCGGCCGGCCCGGGGCACACCTGGCGCATCCAGCTGCCGGAGGAGCCGGTGGAGGTGCCGGGCGACGCGCCGCGCCTGCACCAGGTGATGATGAACCTGCTGGCGAACGCGCGCGTCCACACGCCGGACGGGACCACGGTGACCGCGGCGCTCGCCGTCGACGCGGATGCCGGGCAGGCGGTGATCACGGTCGCGGACGACGGGCCGGGCATCCCCGAGGGGCTGGAGTCGACGCTGTTCGAGCGCTTCGCCCGTGGCGACAGCTCGCGCAACCGGGCGACCGGTTCGACGGGCCTCGGGCTCGCCATCGTGCAGGCGGTGGTGGAGGCGCATCGCGGCACGGTCGAGGTGCGGAGCGTGGCGGGGGACACCGTGTTCACCGTGCGGCTGCCGCTCGCACTCCCGGAGACCGCTGCCGCAGGGGAACGGCCGGCGGAGGTGGCGTCCGCCCCGGCCGAGCCGGAGAGCCCCGGCGAATGAGCGACGTGCTCGTCCCGGCCGTCGCGTATGGGCATCCAGCGGCTCCCCCGCTCGTGTACCTGCGCGGGCTGCCGTCGGAACCGGGACGGGCGCGCGGGCTGGACGCCCTCACCGAGCGGATCATCGTGCGGGGCCCCGCCCGCAGCCGCCGCGTGCACGCCATCGGCCGCCCTGTCCGCATCCGGCCGGGAACGAGCATGGCCGGCATCGCGGACGTCTACGCCGACCTGATCCGCCGCCGCTTCGACGGTCCCGCCGCGCTGATGGGCGTCTCCACCGGCGCGAGCATCGCCCTCCAGCTGGCGACCGATCACCCGGAGCTCGTCAGCTCGCTCGTCGTCGCCGCCGGCGCCGCGACGCTGGGCGCGGAGGGCAGGGCCGTCCAGCGCCGCTACTCCGACCTCCTCGCGGACGGGCACAAGGAGGCGACCGAGCAGCTGGCCGTCGCGACGATGGACGCGCCGTTGCTCGCCCCCGCGGTCCGGGTCGCCTCCCGTGTGGTTCCGGCGCCCGCCGACCGCGCGGGCCTCCGCGCTCTCGTGGAGGCGGAGGACGGCTACGACGTGCGCGAGAGTCTCGGCCGTGTGCGCGTCCCGGTGCTCGTCGTCTCCGGCGGCCGCGACCGCTTCTACCCGCCCGCGGTCGCCGCCG
It encodes the following:
- a CDS encoding alpha/beta hydrolase is translated as MSDVLVPAVAYGHPAAPPLVYLRGLPSEPGRARGLDALTERIIVRGPARSRRVHAIGRPVRIRPGTSMAGIADVYADLIRRRFDGPAALMGVSTGASIALQLATDHPELVSSLVVAAGAATLGAEGRAVQRRYSDLLADGHKEATEQLAVATMDAPLLAPAVRVASRVVPAPADRAGLRALVEAEDGYDVRESLGRVRVPVLVVSGGRDRFYPPAVAADTVRRLPDATHIVYPNRSHAGTPLHPRFAGDVGAFLRRQP